Part of the Borrelia duttonii Ly genome is shown below.
GCGAATAAAAAGAGATATGAAGATAGCATAATTAGAACGCAAGAATGGTTGAAGAACTTAAAGATTGAAAATAGTACTTACAAAGATTGTTAAATAAAAAACAAATTTTTAAGGAAAGAATATGGAAGATGCATTAAAAAGATTAAAAGAAAAAAAATTAGAAATTGAAAAAAATCGAAATAAAAAAGACGTTTTTTTAAAAATAGAGAGATTAAAAGATAGAACGATATATCATACAAAAATTTTTAGAGATTTTTATACATTTGGGATTGATAAAAACGATAGTAATAAATTTTTTCTAATTTTGAGAGATCTTTTTAAAGATCAAACATGTAAATTTCATTTATTTTCTATTAAAGATGGTGACAAATTTTTAGGTATGCATTATGGCTATAGAAAACCAATAAAAAATGTTATATCTAAATATAAAGAAAATGGGATTATTAAGACACATACCTTTCCTAAGGTGTTTTATGTAGAATTTAAATTTAAAAAAGGTAGTGTTTTTTGCTATATAAAAGGAATTTATTATTTTTTTAGAAAAGCAAAATCAAATACAAAGTACTGCAAGATATTATTTGAAATAATAAATAGATTAGAAAAACAAATATATGAGTTTTATGGTAAACAGTTGCCGAGTGGAGGAATTATAACAAGATGGCTAGAAAAAAACCAGAAATAATTACGATTGCAAGTATTAAGGGTGGAGTTGGGAAAAGTACGACCAGTATAATATTTGCAACATTATTAGCTCAAAAATATCGAGTATTGTTAATAGATATGGATACTCAAGCTTCGACTACTA
Proteins encoded:
- a CDS encoding DUF226 domain-containing protein, whose protein sequence is MEDALKRLKEKKLEIEKNRNKKDVFLKIERLKDRTIYHTKIFRDFYTFGIDKNDSNKFFLILRDLFKDQTCKFHLFSIKDGDKFLGMHYGYRKPIKNVISKYKENGIIKTHTFPKVFYVEFKFKKGSVFCYIKGIYYFFRKAKSNTKYCKILFEIINRLEKQIYEFYGKQLPSGGIITRWLEKNQK